From Toxorhynchites rutilus septentrionalis strain SRP chromosome 2, ASM2978413v1, whole genome shotgun sequence, a single genomic window includes:
- the LOC129766766 gene encoding cuticle protein 19-like yields MAVAAYEDYHSYPKYKFEYGVKDSHTHDHKSQWEHRDGDHVKGQYTLDEADGTHRIVDYTSDYKDGFQSHVERKGHAHHPHHGESYANIHQHY; encoded by the coding sequence ATGGCTGTAGCCGCTTACGAGGATTATCATAGTTATCCTAAGTACAAGTTCGAATATGGGGTCAAGGATTCCCATACCCACGATCATAAGAGCCAATGGGAGCATCGTGATGGAGATCATGTGAAGGGACAGTACACACTGGATGAGGCCGATGGAACACATCGTATTGTTGATTATACTTCAGATTACAAGGACGGATTCCAATCGCACGTTGAGCGCAAAGGACATGCCCATCATCCTCATCACGGAGAAAGTTATGCCAACATTCATCAGCACTACTAA
- the LOC129766767 gene encoding cuticle protein 19-like → MIKIIALVACFLVLSSAYEDYHSYPKYKFEYGVKDSHTHDHKGQWEHRDGDHVKGQYTLDEADGTHRIVDYTSDHKGGFQPLVERKGHAHHPHHGESYANIHQYY, encoded by the exons ATGATCAAG ATTATCGCGCTTGTTGCTTGTTTCTTAGTTCTGTCTTCGGCTTACGAAGATTATCACAGTTATCCTAAGTATAAGTTCGAATATGGAGTCAAGGATTCCCATACCCATGACCATAAGGGTCAATGGGAGCATCGTGATGGAGACCATGTGAAGGGACAATACACTCTGGATGAGGCCGATGGTACACATCGTATTGTTGATTATACTTCCGATCATAAGGGCGGATTCCAACCTCTCGTTGAGCGCAAAGGACATGCTCATCATCCTCACCATGGAGAAAGTTATGCCAATATTCATCAGTATTACTGA
- the LOC129766768 gene encoding cuticle protein 8-like yields the protein MLKFVSALAFLVMIIEATPNTYSTVDQHPYSRYSQNIIHEQPVYAIKTHHINHVYKQPQSLTKVVFPKLNTHQKLVYSAPVKQSHLYGGENHGGYAKNYKNYYAYPKYDFKYGVENPHTGDHKKQWETRDGDVVKGGYSLKEADGTIRVVEYTADKHKGFNAVVKKIGQPYHHPLGHNPVYNHKSRHQTGAIVQSHHHHHHHYASQWNPSENHRSEGATSYSKIWQQH from the exons ATGTTGAAA TTTGTATCAGCGCTTGCATTTCTGGTGATGATCATCGAAGCTACACCGAATACTTATTCCACCGTAGACCAGCATCCGTATTCCAGATACTCTCAGAATATAATTCACGAGCAGCCCGTATATGCAATCAAAACCCATCATATAAATCATGTCTACAAACAACCTCAAAGTCTGACGAAAGTTGTTTTCCCTAAGCTAAACACCCATCAAAAGCTCGTTTATAGTGCTCCAGTCAAACAAAGCCATTTATATGGTGGAGAAAACCATGGAGGGTATGCTAAGAATTATAAAAATTACTACGCTTACCCCAAATACGACTTCAAGTACGGTGTAGAAAATCCTCATACTGGAGACCATAAGAAGCAGTGGGAAACCCGAGATGGTGATGTTGTGAAAG GAGGATATTCGTTGAAGGAAGCCGACGGTACGATTCGCGTTGTAGAATATACAGCAGATAAACATAAAGGATTCAATGCTGTGGTCAAGAAAATCGGTCAGCCTTATCACCACCCACTGGGTCATAATCCGGTTTATAACCATAAGTCGAGACATCAGACTGGCGCAATTGTACagagtcatcatcatcatcatcatcattatgcAAGTCAATGGAATCCCTCGGAGAATCATCGGAGCGAAGGAGCAACTAGCTATTCAAAAATCTGGCAGCAACACTAA